The Streptomyces sp. WZ-12 genome segment GTGCGGTCAGGAACAGCGCCAGTGCGGCCGCCGCCCACCTCGCCTCGGGCAGGGCCAGGATCCTCGTGCGGCGCCGCGGAGGTGCCGCGTCGTGGCGGACGCCGTCGGGCGTGGCTGAGCGGGTGAGCGTGGAAGACACGGGAGCGGGGCCCTTCGTAGGCGGAGGCGGAGCGCACCAACGTCGTCACCGTAGCAGGAACGAATGAACAATGATTCATGTAATCATGGTGGCGTACGATGACCGCATGGGCCATGGAGCGGCAACCCCTCGCAGCAGCGTCCCGCGCGCGCATCTGGACGCGGCCAGCGCCACGAGGGTGGCCACCACCTTGCAGGCCCTGGCCACCCCGTCCCGCCTGCTGATCCTCGCCCGGCTGCGCGAGGGTCCGCTCGCCGCCACCGAACTCGCCGCGGAGGTCGGCATGGAGCAGTCCGCCTGCTCCCACCAACTGCGCCTGCTGCGCAACCTCGGCCTCGTGGTCGGCACCCGCAAGGGGCGTTCAGTGGTGTACGCGCTCTACGACAACCACGTCGCCGAACTCCTGGACCAAGCCCTCTACCACGTCGAGCACTTGAAGATGGGCCTGACCGATGCGCCCGAGGCCGCCCCCGTGAACCGGCAGGCGACCGCCTCCCGTTGAGCGCCCGGCTCGTGCCCCGAACGCCTCCACAGGCCGCATATTCGTTGGTGGGCCGGGCTTCGCGATGGCAGGCTGAGGCCATGAACCCTCCGCCCGATGACCTTCCCCGCCACTCCTGGCTCGGCAGCCGCATCGACGCCCGCCCGCTGTTCGCCCGGGAGCACGCGGCGTTGCTGGCCACCCTGCGCGGACTGGAGCCGGCCGACTGGCGCAGGGAAGTCGTGTCTGGCTGGGATGTGCACGACGTGGCCGCACACGTCCTCGGCGACTGTTACGGGCGCCTGAGTCGGGACCGCGACGGTCACCAGGCCGGGCCCGCCTTCGCGCCGGGGGAGACGCTGGAGGCGTTCATCCACCGCATCAACCAGGAGTGGGTCGACGCCCACCGCCGGGTCAGCCCCGCCGCGCTCATCGATGCCCTGGACCTCTTCGGCGCCCAGGTCGCTCGCCTCTTCGAGGCCGCTGACCTCGACGAACCGTCGTTGGGAGTCTCCTGGGCAGGAGCCGATCCCGCCCCCATGTGGCTCGACAGCGCCCGCGAACTGACCGAGTTCTGGACCCATCGCCAGCAGATCCGCCAAGCCGTCGGCCAGGCAACCGACCCCGACCCGGACACGTTGTCGGCGGTCCTGGACACCTTCCTGAGAGCCCTGCCCCACACCCTGCGCGAAACCCACGCCGCCGCCGGCACGCAGGTCCAGATCCACATCTCGGGCCCGGCCGGCGGCAGTTGGGCCGCCACCGCCACCACTGACACCCCGGGCGGCTGGTCCCTGGCCGAGCCCGACGCCGGATCACCCGCAGTCCGCGTCACCCTGGACGCGGAGACCGCCTGGCGACTGTGCACCCGCGGGGTCGAGCCGACCACCGCACTGGCCCGCGTCCACATCGACGGAGACCGTCAACTGGCCGAAGCCGCCTGCCAGATCGTGTCGATCGTGTACTGATTGCGCAACGCGGCCGACGGTGGCCCGGGCTTCCGCCCCGGCCCGGGGCGAGCCCAGGGGCGGGCGTCCGTGTCGACGCCTCTCCGGCAGGCACTACCCTTGGTCCCGCGGCAACCGTTCATCTCCTCGTTCTCGTTGCCGCACGGCGGTGGGGCTCGCCGTACCCGAACCGCGGCATCGGCGCCGCCAACAGTCCCTACTTGCAGCGGGGCGCGCCCATTTTCGGGTGCCTGGCAAGTAGGAGATGTGGAACGTGGAGAACGCTCAGGCAGGTGCGGCCCCGAAGGCAGCCCCCGAGTCCGTCCCTCCCGATACCGGTCCCGATGTGGAACCGGCTGGCGATGCGGGGCGCCCGTCCCGTGGCGCTCGTGCCGGGCAACTGCCGGTCGTCTGCGCGGTCGCGATCGGTGGGGGACTGGGTGCCGCCACCCGCTGCGGACTGTCCCTGCGTTGGCCGACGGCCGCCGGCGCCTTCCCGTGGACGACCCTGGTGATCAACGTGTGGGGATGCGCGGTGATCGGTGTCTTCATGGTCGTCATCACCGATGTCCGGGCCGCGCACCGGTTGGTGCGGCCGTTCTTCGGTACGGGGGTCCTGGGCGGCTTCACGACGTTCTCGACGTATGTGGTGGACGCCCAGCGCCTGGTCGAGCGGAGGGCGCGATGACCAGTCCGAACGGCAGGGTGCTGCGGTTGTCGGCGCAGCGGGAAGGCACAGCGTGAACTGGCTACTTGTACTCATAGGAGCCGTGGTTGGCGCGCCACTGCGGTATCTGACCGACCGGGCCGTGCAGCAGCGGCACGACACCCTCTTCCCCTGGGGGACCTTCACGGTCAACGTCATCGGCAGTCTGATCCTGGGGCTGGTCACCGGTGCGGTGGCGGCTGGTGCGGCGCCAACGCAGGTGCAGTTGCTCATCGGGACCGGGTTGTGCGGCGCGCTGACGACCTACTCCACCTTCTCGTACGAGACGTTGCGGCTGTCCCAGGACGGGGTGCGGCTCTTCGCGGTGGCCAACGTGGTGGGGAGCCTGACCGCCGGCCTGGGCGCGGCCTTCCCGGGGACCGCGTTGGCGCAGGCTGCCTGGGCGTGATGCGTAGGCGTACTGCTACGCGGGCCTACGCGTCTGCCGGACCGCGTTCACCGCGTCGGCCCGCTCCCTCCCGTGCAGTGAGCGCACGGTGTCGCCCGCCACCAGCCAGGAGACCGGCCCCAGTACCAGCGGCACGACCCCGAGGACGGTCACCAAGAGGCTCCCCGCCCAGGCCATCGAGCGCCGACGGCGCCATCAGGCCCGCGAGCGGGCCCTCCGGTCCCGTCAGCGTTCATGTTTGTTTGCCTGAGTTCGTGGCGGGGTCGCTGAAGGTGGAGAGGAGCGCGGGGAGGAAGCGCCGTTCCAGTTCGCCCGGGGGGTAGACATCGGGTTCGACGTAGCTCTGGGCCTGTCCGCCTTCCCGGAGCGCCACGAGGAGGCGGACGAACTCGTCGATGTCGACGGCGAGTTGACGCCCCAGGCGGGTGGCGAGTTCGGTGACGGCCTCGGCGATGGCCGCGCGGGCCCGGGCGTCGTGCTCGGCCAACTTCCGTGCCGCCTCGGGCGTCCGGATGGCGTGCAGGGTGAACTCGGTGGTCACCAGATACCAGGCACGCTCCTCGGCTTCGAGCTCGTTGCGGGCCACGATCTGTGCGAAGCGTTCCGCCGTGGGCTCGTCGGTACCCATCTGGTCGACCAGTGTCCTCAGCCGCGCGGCAAGGCGGTCGCTGTGCTCGTCGAACAGCGTGAAGAACAGCTCTTCCTTACTGGCGAAGTTGGAGTAGAACGCGCCGCGGGTGTAGCCGGCGCGGGTGCAGATCTGCTCGATGGTGGCGGCGTGGAAACCCTGTTCGGCGAAGACCTCCAGCGCGGCCCGCAGCAGCGCGGCCCGGGTCTGCGGCCGGCGTTTGGTGACTCCCTTGGGCATCGCGACCCTCTCTCCGCTTCTCCGCTTCACTGCCGTCTTCATGGTGCACCGCGATCTGTTGCTCGTTCGCTCGCCTGCTCGTTAGCCGTCGTCCCGCTGTGCGTCCCGCTGCCCGTTCTGTGTTCCGTCGGGCGGGTGCGGTGGCCCGACCGAGAATACAGCAGTGCATCCGATGCATTGCTGTATCTGATACATGGAGGTATCTTCGTGCCCGTCGTTGAACTCCCCGCATCTTTGGAGGACTTCATGAGCGCGGCCACGACCACCACCGCTGCCTTAGGTGCTTCCGGCCCCACCCGCCTGGTCGGCCCCGCCCCCGACGGAACCGGCCTGCCCACCCCTCCCGTCTTCGACTCCCTCGACGCCGAACGGCGATACCGAAAGGAGCAACTCGCCGCCGGTTTCCGCCTGTTCGGGAAGTTCGGGTTCTCCGAAGGCGTCGCCGGGCACATCACCGTGCGCGACCCCGAGCACCCGGACTGTTTCTGGGTCAACCCGTTCGGCATGAGCTTCCACCGGATCAAGGTCTCGGACCTGATCCTGGTCGACCACGAGGGCAACGTCCTGCACGGCGAACGGCCGGTGAACAAGGCCGCGTTCGTCATCCACTCCCAGGTCCACGCCGCCCGCCCCGACGTCCAGGCCGCCGCTCACGCCCACTCGCTGCACGGCAAGGCATTCGCCAGCCTCGGCATCCCCCTCGCCCCCCTCACCCAGGACGCCTGCGCCTTCTACGAGGACCACGGCCTCTACGCCGACTACCGCGGCGTCGCCGACGAGTTGGAGGAGGGCCGCCGCATCGGGGCCGCCCTCGGTCCGCACAAGGCCGCCATCCTCGCCAACCACGGACTGCTCACCGTCGGCCACACCGTCGCCGAGGCGGTGTGGTGGTTCGTCACCATGGAACGCTCCTGCCAGGCCCAACTCCTGGCGATGGCCGCCGGAAAGCCACTGCACATCGATCACGAGACGGCCCTGAGGACCCGCGACCAACTCGGCACTCCGCTCGCGGGCTGGTTCCAGGCCCAACCGATGTGGGATCAGATCACCGACGACGCACCGGACTTGTTCGACTGACACGCGCTGTGCGAGGGGTGGCGTCGCTGGTCCATGCAGGACGGCCGGCTGCCCGTGTGGTCCGGCAGTCATCGTTGCCGCGCCCGCGCACTGCCCTGCCGGGCCCCGACCCTGTGAGGCTAGAAGTCCAACAGGTCGGCGAATGTCCCAACGGGCCCAAAGGGGCGGAGCGTTCGCGTCGTCATCGCACCGTCATCGCGTCGTCTCCGCCGCGACCGGTTCCCCATCAGCGGGCGGACGCGGCGTAGCGATCCGGCTCGGTGAGCGCCTCCTTGACCGGGGTGCTGTCGCCGTCTTCCCCGTCCTTGTTCCCCGCCCCGGCCTTGCGCGGCACCGCGTACAATAGCGCGAAGGCGGCGAGGAAGGCGCCGGCGACGTAGGGCAGGGTGTGCGCGAAGGCTGCCGGCATCCTTGCTGCCTGGGCGGTCGGGTTGCCGCCGCCAGGCAGGTGGTTGAAGAAGATCACCGAGGAGAGGGCGGTGCCGACTGCCTGGCCGAGCTGGGTGGTGGTGTTGTTCAGGCCGGAGGCGGAACCGGCGTGCTGGTGCGGCACCTCGGAGAGGACGATGTCCGCCAGCGGCGCGACGATCAGGCCCATGCCGATGCCCATCGGCACCAGCGGCAGCATTGTTTGCCAGAGCGAGATGCCGGCACCGTAGTGGCCGGTCAGCCACGCGAACAGGACCATCCCGGCCGCGGCGATCAGCGCACCGGCCTGGAGTACCCGGCGGCCGAAGCGCGGCACCAACACCTGCATCGAGACGCCGGCGCCGGCCATCAGCAGCAGGGAGAGCGGCAGCCCGGACAGGCCCGCCTTCAACGGCGAGTAACCCAGCCCCAGTTGCAGGTACAGCGTCCAGGCGAGGAAGAACACTCCCGAGGCCAGTCCGAACAGCAGTTGTACGCCCAGGCCGCCCGTGAAGCTCCTGCGGCTGAACAGCGAGAGCACGACCAGCGGGGAGCCGCCGCGGGCGACCACCCGGCGCTCGTACGCGACGAACAATCCCAGCACCGGCACCGACGCCGCCAGCATCACGTACGTCCACACCGGCCAGCCCAACTCGCGGCCCTGGATCAACGGCAGGACGAGGAACAGCAGCCCGAGCGTGGACAGCAGCATGCCGCCCACATCGAGCCCGGCCGCCCGCTCGGCCTTGGACTCACGGAGCAGCATCGTGCCGGCGATCAGGCCCAACACGCCCAGCGGCAGGTTGACCAGGAAGATCGGCCGCCAACCCAGCCCGAACACATCGCCCTCGACCAGCAGCGCACCGACCAACGGCCCTGCCAACACGCCCAACGAGCCGACCGCCCCGAAGATCCCGAAGACCTTGCCGCGCTCCTGCCTGGCGAAACTGACATGGATGATCGACAGCACCTGAGGCACCATCAGCGCGCCCGCCGCGCCCTGTGCGATCCGGCCGACCAGCAGCGTCTCGGGGGAGCCGGCGACACCGCACACCAGCGAGGTGAGGGTGAACCCGGCGACCCCGATGAGGAAGACCCGCTTGCGGCCGTAGAGATCACCCAGGCGTCCGCCGGTGATCAAACCCAGTGCGAAGGCCAGGGCGTACCCGCCGACCAGCCACTGGATCTGGGCGGTCGACGCCCCGGTGTCCTGTTGGATATGGGGCACGGCGATATTGACCACGGTCACGTCCACCGCGTCCATGAAGGTCGCGACGAGGAGGACGATCAGCGCCAGCCAACGGAACGGATCTGCTGGGTCCCGTGGTGACTGCCTGAGGTCGGGTGGTGCCTGGCCGATCGATACGTTGGTGCGGTCGTGCGGAGTCTTGCCATCAGTCATGGCTTCGACGCTAAGGACTCAATAGGTCACCCGATGACCTCAATGCCGGACGATCAGGGGTGTGATCGGTGCCCTGACCGCCCGGATGCCCTCTCCGCGCGGCGGAGGGGGAGGGCCGGTGACGCCGGCACCGCCGGTAGGTCCGGCAAGATCCTCTGCCGCCGCCCCTCGCCCCCGCATTCCTCGCCCGACCGCGAGGTCACACACTGACTGTCAGGCCGACTCGGCCGTGAGGGCGGCGAGTTCACCCAGGACGCGGGCCGCCGGGGCCGGGTCGACCAGCCACTTCAGGTGGCTGCCTGCGAGGGTGCGGACGTCGTACGGGTTGTCCGGGGTCAGGGCGTTGCCCTCGCGGATCAGTCGGTCCTGGAGCGCGGGCGTCAGGCTCGCGTCATCGGCCAGGCGGACGTAGGTCTTCGGGATGCGGCCCCAGGTCGCGGCCTGTGCGCGGTCGCTGGAGGTGCCGCCGTCGAGATTCTCGTCGGGCTGGAAGGTGTTGAGGAAGGTCAGGAACTCCTCGTCGGTGCCGTCGGCGAAGAAGGCCGCCTTGAACGCCGCGAGGGCGTCCGGGTCCGCGGTGCGGAAGTTGCAGCGCAGCAGGCCGAGTTCGGCCGGATTCCCGACCATCGCCGGCGCGAGCGAGACGCCGTCGTACGTGGCCATCTCCGGCTCGGCGTAGTAGTCGTTGACGTCGAGATCGACCGGGCACCAGGCCGAGACGTAGACGAGGCGGTCGATCAGGTCCGGCCGCGCGTTGGCCACGGCGGTGGCCGTGATGCCGCCGCGACTGTGCGAGACGAGGATCACCGGGCCGTTCTCCTTGGCCCGTTCCAGGATGTTGATGAGGTGCCTGGCGTTGTCGGCGAGCGTGACGCCCTTGATCGAGCCGGGCGCGGTGGCGAGCCCTTCGAGATCCTGCGGTGCCTGGTAAGCGCGCGAGTAGCTTGCCTGGAAACCATGGCCAGGGAGGTCGACGGCGACAGAACGGTGCCCGAGCAGGCCGAGTTCGGCCTGAAGCGGTGCGAAGGAGAAGGAGTTCGCGAAGGCTCCGTGAACCAGGACGAACGTCGGCTGCATCTGTTCACTCACTCTCTGGGACCCGGCCGGATCGACGGCGCATGCGGCCGAGGGGCAACGCGAACGGTTGTCCGGGCTCTCCGCTCTCCGGGGAGATTACGCAGCGAAAGATCATCGGGGCAACCGGTTTGGGTCCTTGCGTTGGGGCCCTTCCCCGGCGCAGGCGGCGCCCCGCCGAGCACGGGATGGCTGTGGGGATGACGATGGGAGCGGGGGAGCGAAGGGGAGCAAGGGGAGCGCCCCGATCCCATCGACAGACAGACAGACAGACAGACAGACAGACAGGCAAGGCGGCGGACGGACATGGACGTCACGGTGCGGGAGGAGACCCCGTTCCGGTACCGCATCGAGCGGGAGGGCGCCATGCGCGTGCCCGGTGTCGTCTTCGCCAGTCGTGAGCTGTTGCCGCAGGCCGTCGGGGACCGGGCCCTGGAGCAGGTGGTGAACGTGGCGACGCTGCCCGGGATCGTCCGCGCCTCGTACGCGATGCCGGACGTGCACTGGGGGTACGGCTTTCCCATCGGCGGGGTCGCGGCCACGGACGTCGACGCCGGTGGCGTCGTCTCGCCGGGCGGGGTGGGATTCGACATCTCCTGCGGCGTCCGGCTGCTGGCCGCGAACATGGAACGGGCCGACTTGGCACCCCACTTGAAGGCGTTGATGGACATCCTCGGGGACACCGTCCCGCGCGGTGCGGGGCGCGGCGGACTGTGGAAGATGTCCGGACGCGCACAGATGGAGAAGCTGCTGGTCGGCGGCGCCCGGTACGCCGTCGAAAGCGGCCACGGCGTCCCGCGCGACCTGGAGCGCTGCGAGGACCACGGGGCGCTGGCGGACGCAGACCCGAACCACGTCGGCCAACGCGCCATCGAGCGCGGACTCCAACAGGTCGGCAGCCTGGGCTCCGGCAACCACTTCCTCGAAGTCCAGGCAGTGGACCGGGTGTACGACGCAAGCACCGCGGCCGCCTTCGGCCTGCGGGCCGGTCAGGTCTGCGTCATGATCCACTGCGGCTCCCGCGGCCTGGGTCACCAGGTGTGCACCGATCACGCCCGGGTCATGGAACAGTCACTGCGCGCTTACGGCATCAAGATCCCGGACCGCCAGTTGGCCTGCGCACCCGTCGTCTCGCGATCCGGTCGCAACTACCTCGGGGCGATGGCCGCCGCCGCCAACTACGGCCGCGCCAACCGGCAACTCCTCACCCAGGCCGCACGCCGGGCCTTCGCCACCACCACCGGAGTCGACGTGGACCTGGTGTACGACGTCTCCCACAACATGGCCAAGGTCGAGACCCATGCGCTGGACGGCGAGGTGCGACGGCTGTGCGTCCACCGCAAGGGGGCCACCCTGGCTCTGCCTGCCGGCCACCCCAGCCTGTCGGAGGAGCTCGCCGAGGCCGGCCAGCCCGTTCTCGTACCCGGCACCATGGGCACCGCCTCGTACGTCATGGTCGGCACGCCAGACAACGGTGCGTTCTTCTCCGCCTGCCACGGCGCGGGACGGGTGTGGAGCCGGCACCGGGCGCTGCGCGAGGTCCAAGGAGAGCACTTGCGGAGCGTCCTGGAGTCGCGCGGCATCGCGGTCCGGCCCTCGTCGTGGCGCGGCCTCGCAGAGGAGGCCCCCGCCGCCTACAAGGACGTCGACGCGGTCGCCACCGCCACCGAGGGCGCCGGACTGGCCCGACTGGTCGCCCGGCTGGTCCCGTTGGGCGTCGTCAAGGGGTGAGGTGAGGGTCGAGCCGGAGCATGAGAAGGGCGGCTGCCCGGTCACACGTCGAGGGTGACCGAGCAGCGCCAGCCATCCGGTCCGCTCCCGCACGACAACCCGTGCAGGGTGACGGCTTTCGGTGCGGCGCCGGTCACCGGGAGCGACCCGATGTCCGTCATGGAGAGGAGGGCTCGCAGGCCGCCGCGGACGGGCGTCAGCTCCGCCTCGACCGGTGCCTCGTTCTGCGTGTCGAGCCAGTAGACGACCTCTTCCAAGAGGGCCACCAGCAGGTCCTCGTCGGTGTCTGCCCGCACCGTCACCTCTCGATGACGGGCACCCGTCGGGCCCCTCGCGGCCTTCGCGCCCGCCATGTCCAGGAAGGACTCGCAGACTCCCCGCACCGCCTGGGCCAGGCACACCTCACGGGTCGGACCCCACGCCTCGACCCGCAGGTCCGCGGTGTGCGGAACGCTGCGGTGCCCGCCAGGCTGCGTGGGGTCGCTGACCGCAATCATGGTTGTGGTGCGTCATGTTCGGCGGCGGGGCGTGGGGTGCCGGCGGCCCAGGCGAGGGCGTCATCGAGTTCGTCGTAGGCGAAGCGACGCACTTCGGACCGGACGAGGTGGTTGGCAAGCCGGGGCGCCACCGCGGCGACCTGGCCGTCCACCGCCAGCGCGATCCGCTCGACCTTCCGATGATGGCCGCGGACGCACCGCACATGGCGGAACAGGCTGGCGAGGTTCTCCCAACCGGGGAACCCGCGCGCATGGATCACGACCCCGGCCAGCGTGTCGTGGCTCCGCAGCCAGTCGTCCGCGGTCGCCGCCAGGGCC includes the following:
- a CDS encoding ArsR/SmtB family transcription factor, giving the protein MGHGAATPRSSVPRAHLDAASATRVATTLQALATPSRLLILARLREGPLAATELAAEVGMEQSACSHQLRLLRNLGLVVGTRKGRSVVYALYDNHVAELLDQALYHVEHLKMGLTDAPEAAPVNRQATASR
- a CDS encoding maleylpyruvate isomerase family mycothiol-dependent enzyme, translated to MNPPPDDLPRHSWLGSRIDARPLFAREHAALLATLRGLEPADWRREVVSGWDVHDVAAHVLGDCYGRLSRDRDGHQAGPAFAPGETLEAFIHRINQEWVDAHRRVSPAALIDALDLFGAQVARLFEAADLDEPSLGVSWAGADPAPMWLDSARELTEFWTHRQQIRQAVGQATDPDPDTLSAVLDTFLRALPHTLRETHAAAGTQVQIHISGPAGGSWAATATTDTPGGWSLAEPDAGSPAVRVTLDAETAWRLCTRGVEPTTALARVHIDGDRQLAEAACQIVSIVY
- the crcB gene encoding fluoride efflux transporter CrcB translates to MNWLLVLIGAVVGAPLRYLTDRAVQQRHDTLFPWGTFTVNVIGSLILGLVTGAVAAGAAPTQVQLLIGTGLCGALTTYSTFSYETLRLSQDGVRLFAVANVVGSLTAGLGAAFPGTALAQAAWA
- a CDS encoding TetR/AcrR family transcriptional regulator, translating into MPKGVTKRRPQTRAALLRAALEVFAEQGFHAATIEQICTRAGYTRGAFYSNFASKEELFFTLFDEHSDRLAARLRTLVDQMGTDEPTAERFAQIVARNELEAEERAWYLVTTEFTLHAIRTPEAARKLAEHDARARAAIAEAVTELATRLGRQLAVDIDEFVRLLVALREGGQAQSYVEPDVYPPGELERRFLPALLSTFSDPATNSGKQT
- a CDS encoding class II aldolase/adducin family protein, with product MSAATTTTAALGASGPTRLVGPAPDGTGLPTPPVFDSLDAERRYRKEQLAAGFRLFGKFGFSEGVAGHITVRDPEHPDCFWVNPFGMSFHRIKVSDLILVDHEGNVLHGERPVNKAAFVIHSQVHAARPDVQAAAHAHSLHGKAFASLGIPLAPLTQDACAFYEDHGLYADYRGVADELEEGRRIGAALGPHKAAILANHGLLTVGHTVAEAVWWFVTMERSCQAQLLAMAAGKPLHIDHETALRTRDQLGTPLAGWFQAQPMWDQITDDAPDLFD
- a CDS encoding MFS transporter; its protein translation is MTDGKTPHDRTNVSIGQAPPDLRQSPRDPADPFRWLALIVLLVATFMDAVDVTVVNIAVPHIQQDTGASTAQIQWLVGGYALAFALGLITGGRLGDLYGRKRVFLIGVAGFTLTSLVCGVAGSPETLLVGRIAQGAAGALMVPQVLSIIHVSFARQERGKVFGIFGAVGSLGVLAGPLVGALLVEGDVFGLGWRPIFLVNLPLGVLGLIAGTMLLRESKAERAAGLDVGGMLLSTLGLLFLVLPLIQGRELGWPVWTYVMLAASVPVLGLFVAYERRVVARGGSPLVVLSLFSRRSFTGGLGVQLLFGLASGVFFLAWTLYLQLGLGYSPLKAGLSGLPLSLLLMAGAGVSMQVLVPRFGRRVLQAGALIAAAGMVLFAWLTGHYGAGISLWQTMLPLVPMGIGMGLIVAPLADIVLSEVPHQHAGSASGLNNTTTQLGQAVGTALSSVIFFNHLPGGGNPTAQAARMPAAFAHTLPYVAGAFLAAFALLYAVPRKAGAGNKDGEDGDSTPVKEALTEPDRYAASAR
- a CDS encoding alpha/beta fold hydrolase yields the protein MQPTFVLVHGAFANSFSFAPLQAELGLLGHRSVAVDLPGHGFQASYSRAYQAPQDLEGLATAPGSIKGVTLADNARHLINILERAKENGPVILVSHSRGGITATAVANARPDLIDRLVYVSAWCPVDLDVNDYYAEPEMATYDGVSLAPAMVGNPAELGLLRCNFRTADPDALAAFKAAFFADGTDEEFLTFLNTFQPDENLDGGTSSDRAQAATWGRIPKTYVRLADDASLTPALQDRLIREGNALTPDNPYDVRTLAGSHLKWLVDPAPAARVLGELAALTAESA
- a CDS encoding RtcB family protein, which encodes MDVTVREETPFRYRIEREGAMRVPGVVFASRELLPQAVGDRALEQVVNVATLPGIVRASYAMPDVHWGYGFPIGGVAATDVDAGGVVSPGGVGFDISCGVRLLAANMERADLAPHLKALMDILGDTVPRGAGRGGLWKMSGRAQMEKLLVGGARYAVESGHGVPRDLERCEDHGALADADPNHVGQRAIERGLQQVGSLGSGNHFLEVQAVDRVYDASTAAAFGLRAGQVCVMIHCGSRGLGHQVCTDHARVMEQSLRAYGIKIPDRQLACAPVVSRSGRNYLGAMAAAANYGRANRQLLTQAARRAFATTTGVDVDLVYDVSHNMAKVETHALDGEVRRLCVHRKGATLALPAGHPSLSEELAEAGQPVLVPGTMGTASYVMVGTPDNGAFFSACHGAGRVWSRHRALREVQGEHLRSVLESRGIAVRPSSWRGLAEEAPAAYKDVDAVATATEGAGLARLVARLVPLGVVKG
- a CDS encoding archease, with protein sequence MIAVSDPTQPGGHRSVPHTADLRVEAWGPTREVCLAQAVRGVCESFLDMAGAKAARGPTGARHREVTVRADTDEDLLVALLEEVVYWLDTQNEAPVEAELTPVRGGLRALLSMTDIGSLPVTGAAPKAVTLHGLSCGSGPDGWRCSVTLDV